The following coding sequences are from one Passer domesticus isolate bPasDom1 chromosome 11, bPasDom1.hap1, whole genome shotgun sequence window:
- the HTR2B gene encoding 5-hydroxytryptamine receptor 2B — MSHPLHSWNGSGAGNGSLSPLSVTGAPKQDFPSEEQGNKVHWAALLILLLIIPTIGGNILVILAVSLEKKLQYATNYFLTSLAVADLLVGLFVMPIALLIILFDNTWPLPTALCPVWLFLDVLFSTASIMHLCAISLDRYIAIKKPIQASQYNSWATTIIKITVVWLISIGIAIPVPIRGIEDGNGSSKNITCLLTPDRFHDFILFGSVASFFIPLAIMIVTYLLTIQVLRKKAYLINKPPQRFTWATVSTVFQRDTTPASSPEKVAMLNGSRKDQTVSSDMPICRASTIGRKSMQTITNEQRASKVLGIVFFLFLLMWCPFFITNISSVLCNSCKEEVLQKLLEIFVWIGYVSSGVNPLVYTLFNKTFREAFSRYITCNYRTTKPIKALRQRSSRISFRSSVAENSKLFVMNGMRNGINPIMYQSPMRLRSSPIQASSAILLDTLLLTENEVDKTEEQVSYV, encoded by the exons ATGTCCCATCCTTTACACTCCTGGAATGGATCTGGAGCTGGCAACGGATCTTTGTCGCCTCTCTCAGTAACAGGAGCACCCAAGCAGGACTTCCCAAGTGAGGAACAAGGAAACAAAGTGCACTGGGCAGCACTGCTGATCCTCCTGCTGATAATCCCCACGATTGGGGGGAACATACTTGTCATTctggcagtgtccctggagaAGAAGCTGCAATATGCTACCAACTACTTTCTAACGTCCTTGGCGGTGGCAGATTTGCTCGTGGGTCTGTTTGTGATGCCAATTGCCCTTCTCATAATATTATTTG ACAATACCTGGCCTTTACCAACTGCCTTGTGTCCTGTCTGGCTGTTCCTCGATGTCCTCTTTTCCACAGCTTCCATCATGCACCTCTGTGCCATCTCCCTGGACCGCTACATTGCGATAAAAaagccaatccaggccagccAGTACAATTCATGGGCTACAACAATCATCAAAATCACCGTGGTTTGGCTCATTTCAATAG GCATTGCAATTCCGGTCCCTATCAGAGGCATTGAGGATGGAAATGGCAGCTCTAAAAACATCACGTGTCTCCTGACGCCTGATCGCTTTCATGACTTCATTCTGTTCGGATCAGTGGCTTCCTTCTTTATTCCCCTCGCCATCATGATCGTCACTTATTTACTGACAATCCAAGTGCTGCGCAAAAAGGCCTATTTGATCAACAAGCCGCCTCAGCGCTTCACCTGGGCAACAGTGTCCACAGTCTTTCAGCGTGACACAACCCCTGCCTCCTCACCAGAAAAGGTGGCCATGCTAAATGGCTCCAGAAAGGACCAGACTGTGTCCAGTGACATGCCTATCTGCAGGGCATCCACGATTGGGAGGAAGTCCATGCAAACGATAACGAATGAACAAAGGGCGTCAAAAGTTCTGGGgattgtgttttttcttttcttgctgaTGTGGTGCCCGTTCTTCATAACAAACATCAGCTCGGTTCTGTGCAACTCCTGCAAGGAGGAGGTTTTACAAAAGCTTTTGGAGATATTTGTTTGGATAGGGTATGTATCCTCAGGAGTGAACCCTCTTGTGTATACACTCTTCAACAAAACATTTAGGGAGGCTTTCAGCAGGTACATCACTTGCAACTATCGGACCACAAAGCCTATCAAGGCCCTTCGGCAGCGCTCCAGCAGGATCTCTTTCAGAAGCTCTGTAGCAGAAAATTCCAAGCTCTTTGTCATGAATGGGATGAGAAATGGGATTAACCCTATTATGTACCAGAGCCCAATGAGGCTGAGGAGCTCACCCATCCAAGCATCATCGGCCATTCTGCTGGATACGTTGCTGCTCACCGAGAATGAAGTTGATAAAACAGAAGAACAAGTCAGCTATGTATAG